One window from the genome of Pseudomonas sp. L5B5 encodes:
- a CDS encoding DNA-3-methyladenine glycosylase I, giving the protein MPRCFWCTEDPLYMAYHDQEWGVPLRDGQRLFELLLLEGFQAGLSWITVLKKRERYRQVLFDFDVQRVAQMSDAEIDELMLDPGIIRNRLKLEAARRNAQAWLELDDPVAFLWSFVGGVPKINHFADRSEVPAVTPEAEAMSRGLRKAGFTFVGPTICYALMQASGMVMDHTRDCDRYPSMSSPAP; this is encoded by the coding sequence ATGCCACGCTGCTTTTGGTGTACCGAAGATCCGCTGTACATGGCTTATCACGATCAGGAGTGGGGCGTGCCGCTGCGGGATGGGCAGCGCTTGTTCGAGTTGTTATTGCTCGAAGGGTTCCAGGCCGGGTTGTCATGGATCACCGTGCTCAAGAAGCGCGAGCGCTATCGCCAGGTGCTGTTCGACTTCGACGTGCAGCGAGTGGCACAGATGAGCGATGCCGAGATCGACGAGCTGATGCTCGACCCGGGCATCATCCGCAACCGCCTCAAGCTCGAGGCCGCACGGCGCAATGCCCAGGCCTGGCTGGAGCTGGACGATCCGGTGGCCTTCCTCTGGTCGTTCGTTGGCGGTGTACCGAAGATCAACCATTTCGCCGACCGCAGCGAAGTCCCGGCGGTGACGCCCGAGGCCGAGGCCATGAGCCGTGGCCTGCGCAAGGCCGGTTTCACCTTTGTCGGGCCGACCATCTGCTACGCCCTGATGCAGGCCTCGGGGATGGTCATGGACCACACCCGCGACTGCGATCGCTACCCAAGCATGAGCTCCCCGGCGCCATGA
- the glyQ gene encoding glycine--tRNA ligase subunit alpha, with protein MSQPTPAVRTFQDLILALQQYWAEQGCVVLQPYDMEVGAGTFHTATFLRAIGPETWNAAYVQPSRRPTDGRYGENPNRLQHYYQFQVVLKPNPENFQELYLGSLKHVGLDPLVHDIRFVEDNWESPTLGAWGLGWEVWLNGMEVTQFTYFQQAGGIECYPVTGEITYGLERLAMYLQGVDSVYDLVWADGPFGKVTYGDVFHQNEVEQSTYNFEHANVEKLFELFDFYESEAKRLIELDQPLPLPSYEMVLKASHTFNLLDARRAISVTARQQYILRVRTLARSVAQAYLLARAKLGFPMATPDLRDEVLAKLEAAQ; from the coding sequence GTGAGCCAGCCTACGCCAGCCGTGCGTACCTTCCAAGACTTGATCCTCGCCCTCCAGCAGTACTGGGCCGAGCAAGGTTGTGTGGTACTTCAGCCCTACGATATGGAAGTAGGCGCCGGCACTTTCCACACCGCCACCTTCCTGCGGGCCATCGGCCCGGAAACCTGGAACGCCGCTTATGTGCAGCCCAGTCGTCGCCCGACTGACGGCCGCTACGGCGAAAACCCCAACCGCCTGCAGCACTATTACCAGTTCCAGGTGGTCCTCAAGCCCAACCCCGAGAACTTCCAGGAACTCTACCTGGGCTCGCTCAAGCACGTGGGCCTGGACCCGCTGGTGCACGACATTCGTTTCGTCGAGGACAACTGGGAATCGCCGACCCTGGGCGCCTGGGGCCTGGGTTGGGAAGTCTGGCTCAACGGCATGGAAGTGACCCAGTTCACCTACTTCCAGCAGGCCGGCGGCATCGAGTGCTACCCGGTGACCGGCGAGATCACCTACGGCCTGGAACGCCTGGCCATGTACCTGCAGGGCGTCGACTCGGTGTATGACCTGGTCTGGGCCGACGGCCCGTTCGGCAAGGTCACCTACGGCGACGTGTTCCACCAGAACGAAGTGGAGCAGTCGACCTACAACTTCGAACACGCCAACGTCGAAAAGCTGTTCGAACTGTTCGATTTCTATGAAAGCGAAGCCAAGCGCCTGATCGAGCTGGACCAGCCGCTGCCGTTGCCGAGCTATGAAATGGTGTTGAAGGCCTCCCATACCTTCAACCTGCTGGATGCACGCCGGGCCATCTCGGTGACCGCGCGCCAGCAATATATTCTGCGTGTCCGCACCCTGGCGCGTTCCGTTGCGCAAGCCTACCTGCTGGCCCGTGCCAAGCTGGGCTTCCCGATGGCGACCCCGGACCTGCGTGATGAAGTGTTGGCTAAGCTGGAGGCGGCACAATGA
- the glyS gene encoding glycine--tRNA ligase subunit beta: MSAQDFLVELGTEELPPKALGTLAEAFLAGIEKGLQSAGLSFEAKHVYAAPRRLAVLITQLATQQPDRSVNLDGPPRQAAFDAEGNPTQAALGFAKKCGVDLSEIDQSGPKLRYSQSIQGKPTASLLPTIVEDSLNDLPIPKRMRWAARKEEFVRPTQWLVMLLGDEVIDCTILAQKAGRDSRGHRFHHPENVRITAPANYLADLRAAYVLADANERRELISKRTEELARMQEGTAIVPADLLDEVTALVEWPVPLVCSFEERFLEVPQEALITTMQDNQKYFCLLDVDGKLLPRFITVANIESKDPRQIVEGNEKVVRPRLTDAEFFFKQDKKQKLEDFNLRLQNVVFQEKLGSVYDKAERISRLAAFIAPRIGGDAQRAARAGLLSKCDLATEMVGEFPEMQGIAGYYYALNDGEPEDVALALNEQYMPRGAGAELPSTVTGAAVAIADKLDTLVGIFGIGMLPTGSKDPYALRRAALGVLRILIEKKFDLDLNEAVAFAVSAFGTKVKAAGLADQVLEFIFDRLRARYEDEGVDVATYLSVRALKPGSALDFDQRVQAVQAFRKLPEAAALAAVNKRVSNLLSKIEGNVPTTIEAKYFDNANEFSLYSAIQQADQAVQPMAVARQYSETLARLAALREPVDAFFEAVMVNAEDANVRANRYALLARLRGLFLGVADISVLG, translated from the coding sequence ATGAGTGCGCAAGATTTCCTGGTTGAACTGGGCACTGAAGAACTGCCACCCAAGGCCCTGGGCACCCTGGCCGAGGCCTTTCTGGCCGGCATCGAAAAAGGCCTGCAGAGCGCTGGCCTGAGCTTTGAAGCCAAGCACGTCTACGCCGCGCCACGGCGCCTGGCGGTACTGATCACCCAGCTGGCGACCCAGCAGCCGGACCGCAGCGTCAACCTCGACGGGCCGCCACGCCAGGCCGCCTTCGACGCCGAGGGCAACCCGACCCAGGCCGCCCTGGGCTTTGCCAAGAAGTGCGGCGTGGACCTCAGCGAGATCGACCAGAGCGGTCCGAAACTGCGCTACAGCCAGAGCATCCAGGGCAAGCCGACCGCCAGCCTGCTGCCGACCATCGTCGAGGATTCGCTCAACGACCTGCCGATTCCCAAGCGCATGCGCTGGGCCGCACGCAAGGAAGAGTTCGTGCGTCCGACCCAGTGGCTGGTCATGCTCCTGGGCGATGAGGTCATCGACTGCACCATCCTGGCCCAGAAGGCCGGCCGCGACTCCCGCGGCCACCGCTTCCATCACCCGGAAAACGTGCGCATCACCGCGCCGGCCAACTACCTGGCCGACCTGCGCGCCGCCTACGTGCTGGCCGACGCCAACGAGCGCCGCGAGCTGATCAGCAAGCGCACCGAGGAACTGGCGCGCATGCAGGAAGGCACCGCCATCGTCCCGGCGGACCTGCTGGACGAAGTCACCGCCCTGGTGGAATGGCCAGTGCCGCTGGTGTGCTCGTTCGAGGAGCGGTTCCTGGAAGTGCCCCAGGAAGCCCTGATCACCACCATGCAGGACAACCAGAAGTACTTCTGCCTGCTGGACGTGGATGGCAAGCTGCTGCCGCGCTTCATCACCGTGGCCAACATCGAGAGCAAGGACCCGCGCCAGATCGTCGAGGGCAACGAGAAAGTCGTTCGTCCACGCCTGACCGACGCCGAGTTCTTCTTCAAGCAGGACAAGAAGCAGAAACTCGAGGACTTCAACCTGCGCCTGCAGAACGTGGTCTTCCAGGAGAAGCTGGGCAGCGTCTACGACAAGGCCGAGCGGATCTCCAGGCTGGCGGCCTTCATTGCCCCGCGCATCGGTGGCGACGCCCAGCGCGCGGCCCGTGCCGGCCTGCTGTCCAAGTGCGACCTGGCCACCGAGATGGTCGGCGAGTTCCCGGAAATGCAAGGCATCGCCGGCTACTACTACGCCCTCAATGACGGCGAGCCGGAAGATGTGGCCCTGGCCCTGAACGAGCAGTACATGCCCCGTGGCGCCGGCGCCGAGCTGCCCAGCACCGTGACCGGTGCCGCCGTGGCCATTGCCGACAAGCTCGATACCCTGGTGGGGATCTTCGGCATCGGCATGCTGCCAACCGGTAGCAAGGACCCCTACGCCCTGCGCCGCGCGGCCCTGGGTGTACTGCGCATCCTGATCGAGAAGAAATTCGACCTCGACCTGAACGAAGCCGTAGCCTTCGCCGTCAGCGCCTTCGGCACCAAGGTCAAGGCTGCCGGCCTGGCCGACCAAGTGCTGGAATTCATCTTCGACCGCCTGCGGGCCCGTTACGAAGACGAAGGCGTCGACGTGGCCACCTACCTGTCGGTGCGAGCCCTGAAGCCGGGTTCAGCCCTGGACTTCGACCAGCGCGTCCAGGCCGTGCAGGCGTTCCGCAAGCTGCCGGAAGCCGCTGCCCTGGCCGCGGTGAACAAGCGCGTTTCGAACCTGCTGAGCAAGATCGAAGGCAACGTGCCGACCACCATCGAAGCCAAGTACTTCGACAACGCCAACGAGTTCTCCCTGTACTCGGCGATCCAGCAGGCGGACCAGGCTGTCCAGCCCATGGCCGTGGCGCGTCAGTACAGCGAGACGCTGGCCCGCCTGGCCGCCCTGCGCGAGCCCGTGGACGCCTTCTTCGAGGCGGTGATGGTCAATGCCGAAGACGCCAATGTTCGGGCCAACCGCTACGCGCTGCTGGCGCGCTTGCGTGGCCTGTTCCTGGGCGTGGCTGACATTTCGGTACTGGGCTGA
- the gmhB gene encoding D-glycero-beta-D-manno-heptose 1,7-bisphosphate 7-phosphatase, whose amino-acid sequence MKLLILDRDGVINYDSDAYIKSVEEWMPIPGSIEAIAQLSKAGWTVAVATNQSGIARGYYDLATLDAMHARLRELVAEQGGEVGLVVYCPHGPDEGCACRKPKPGMLLNIAEHYQAELTGLWFVGDSLSDLEAAKAVDCQPILVKTGKGEKTLGKTLPVGTLIFDDLAAVAAELIHN is encoded by the coding sequence GTGAAACTGCTGATACTCGATCGCGACGGCGTGATCAATTACGACTCCGATGCCTATATCAAATCGGTAGAGGAGTGGATGCCGATACCCGGATCGATCGAAGCCATTGCGCAGTTGAGCAAAGCCGGCTGGACGGTGGCGGTCGCCACCAACCAGTCCGGCATTGCCCGCGGCTACTACGACCTGGCCACCCTCGATGCCATGCATGCGCGCCTGCGCGAGCTGGTGGCAGAGCAGGGTGGCGAGGTCGGGCTGGTCGTCTATTGCCCCCATGGGCCCGACGAAGGGTGCGCCTGTCGCAAACCGAAACCGGGCATGCTGCTGAACATTGCCGAGCATTACCAGGCAGAACTGACAGGTTTATGGTTTGTCGGTGACAGTCTCAGTGACCTGGAAGCAGCCAAGGCCGTCGATTGTCAGCCCATATTGGTAAAGACCGGAAAAGGCGAAAAGACCCTGGGGAAAACCCTACCGGTAGGCACCCTGATTTTTGACGACCTGGCGGCCGTTGCCGCTGAACTTATCCACAACTAG